Proteins from a genomic interval of Physeter macrocephalus isolate SW-GA chromosome 21, ASM283717v5, whole genome shotgun sequence:
- the LOC129391355 gene encoding androgen receptor encodes MEVQLGLGRVYPRPPSKTYRGAFQNLFQSVREVIQSPGPRHPEAASAAPPGARLQQQQETSPQQQQQQQQQQQSEDGCPQVQSRGPTGYLALDEEQQSSQQQSAPEGPPESGCVPEPGAASAAGKGLQPPPPAPLEEDDSAAPSTLSLLGPTFPGLSSCSTDLKDILSEAGTMQLLQQQQQQQQQEAVSEGSSSSGRAREATGAPISSKDSYLGGSSTISDSAKELCKAVSVSMGLGVEALEHLSPGEQLRGDCMYAPLLGGPPAVRSTPCAPLAECKGSLLDDGPSKGTEETAEYSPFKAGYTKGLNSESLGCSGSGEAGGSGTLELPSALSLYKSGALDEVAAYQSRDYYNFPLALAGPPPPPPPPHPHARIKLENPLDYGSAWAAAAAQCRYGDLASLHGGGAAGPGSGSPSAAASSSWHTLFTAEEGQLYGPCGGGGGGSAGEAGAVAPYGYTRPPQGLAGQEGDFPPPDVWYSGGVVSRVPYPSPSCVKSEMGPWMESYSGPYGDMR; translated from the coding sequence ATGGAGGTGCAGTTAGGTCTGGGGAGGGTCTACCCCCGACCGCCGTCCAAGACCTACCGAGGAGCTTTCCAGAACCTGTTCCAGAGTGTACGCGAAGTGATCCAGAGCCCGGGTCCCCGGCACCCTGAGGCTGCGAGTGCAGCACCTCCCGGCGCCCgtttgcagcagcagcaggagaccagtccccagcagcagcagcagcaacagcagcagcagcagagtgAGGATGGCTGTCCCCAAGTCCAGAGCAGAGGCCCCACAGGCTACCTGGCCCTGGACGAGGAACAGCAGTCTTCACAACAGCAGTCAGCTCCCGAGGGCCCCCCGGAGAGCGGCTGTGTCCCAGAGCCCGGAGCTGCCTCGGCAGCCGGCAAGGGgctgcagccgccgccgccaGCACCTCTGGAAGAGGATGACTCAGCTGCCCCATCCACGTTGTCCCTGCTGGGCCCCACTTTCCCCGGCTTAAGCAGCTGCTCCACCGATCTTAAAGACATCCTGAGCGAGGCCGGCACCATGCAACTtcttcagcagcagcagcaacagcagcagcaggaggcggTATCtgaaggcagcagcagcagcgggagAGCGAGGGAGGCCACTGGGGCTCCCATCTCCTCCAAGGACAGTTACCTAGGGGGCAGTTCGACCATCTCGGACAGCGCCAAAGAGTTGTGTAAGGCAGTGTCGGTTTCCATGGGCTTGGGTGTGGAGGCATTGGAGCATCTGAGTCCTGGGGAACAGCTTCGGGGGGATTGCATGTACGCCCCGCTCCTGGGAGGTCCACCAGCTGTGCGTTCCACTCCTTGTGCCCCGTTGGCTGAATGCAAAGGTTCTCTGCTGGATGATGGCCCGAGCAAGGGCACCGAAGAGACTGCTGAGTATTCCCCTTTCAAGGCAGGTTACACCAAAGGGCTGAACAGTGAGAGCCTGGGCTGCTCTGGCAGCGGCGAAGCAGGGGGCTCCGGAACACTTGAGCTGCCATCCGCCCTTTCTCTGTACAAGTCTGGAGCACTGGACGAGGTAGCAGCTTATCAGAGTCGCGACTACTACAACTTTCCGCTAGCCCTGGCCGGGCCGCCGCCCCCTCCGCCGCCTCCCCATCCTCATGCCCGCATCAAGCTGGAGAACCCCCTGGACTATGGCAGCGCCTGGGCGGCCGCGGCGGCACAATGCCGCTATGGGGATCTGGCGAGCCTGCACGGCGGGGGTGCAGCAGGACCGGGCTCAGGGTCACCCTCAGCTGCCGCCTCCTCTTCCTGGCACACTCTCTTCACAGCCGAAGAAGGCCAGCTCTATGGGCCCTGTGGCGGAGGCGGGGGCGGCAGCGCAGGCGAGGCAGGGGCTGTAGCCCCATACGGCTACACTCGGCCACCTCAGGGGCTGGCGGGCCAAGAAGGTGACTTTCCGCCACCCGATGTGTGGTATTCTGGCGGCGTGGTGAGCAGAGTGCCCTATCCAAGTCCCAGTTGTGTCAAAAGCGAAATGGGCCCCTGGATGGAGAGCTATTCTGGACCTTATGGGGACATGCGGTAA